Proteins encoded by one window of Salvia splendens isolate huo1 chromosome 5, SspV2, whole genome shotgun sequence:
- the LOC121802967 gene encoding snakin-1-like, which produces MAYKLVFALIFSLFLVSQVSSDLKKDEEASQALHVFSRGDGKLMRAVQDISKYFRGRLLSQGLALAPAPSPSPSQGIDCGGLCKKRCSLHSRQNTCLRACGTCCARCKCVPPGTFGNREMCGTCYTNKISHKFSLILI; this is translated from the exons ATGGCTTATAAACTGGTGTTTGCACTCATCTTCTCACTCTTCTTGGTTTCTcag GTTTCATCTGATTTAAAGAAGGATGAAGAGGCCAGCCAAGCATTACAT GTTTTCAGCAGAGGAGACGGAAAACTAATGCGTGCTG TTCAAGACATCTCGAAGTATTTCAGAGGTCGGCTGCTATCTCAAGGCCTCGCCCTCGCCCCGGCTCCATCCCCGAGCCCTAGCCAGGGGATCGACTGTGGCGGGCTATGCAAGAAGCGGTGCAGCCTCCACTCAAGGCAAAATACATGCTTGAGGGCATGTGGAACTTGTTGTGCTAGGTGCAAATGTGTGCCCCCAGGGACCTTTGGTAATAGAGAAATGTGTGGAACATGTTACACTAATAAGATATCACATAAGTTCtctctcatattaatataa
- the LOC121803020 gene encoding rosmarinate synthase-like, which produces MKMRVKESIMVKPMEETPRESVWLSNLDLVFPETYHTRVMYLYPCDGRAGFFDTATLKAALSRALVAFYPYAGRLRKDDSGRIEINCNGEGVSFVEAECDATLDDLGDFYTLSPDLNLNLIPTVDYSQGISTFPLFLVQLSRFKCGGVSLGFANEHHTSDGISALHFINTWSEIARGLTTIPPVSLDRRVLSARNPPQPRFRHIEHQPPPPLKAPLNGDTTFSTFRLSRDHINALKQKCNDGSNYTTYEVVAGHVWRCVSIARGLPRDQETKLQLPVDARQRLQPPLPLGYFGNGIFYTGAFALIGELISRPLKFAVEKVHEAIARMDDEYMRSALDYLELHMRNVDGIVRSQNNVKCPNFGITSWIRLPFYEADFGWGKPVFVGPGGAIFEGKSFLFADPQNQGGALLAITLHRYHMKRFQNLLYSDDSCLISKI; this is translated from the exons atgaagATGAGAGTGAAGGAATCAATAATGGTAAAACCAATGGAAGAAACTCCGAGGGAGAGTGTGTGGCTCTCTAATTTAGACTTGGTTTTCCCTGAGACCTACCATACGCGGGTGATGTACTTGTACCCCTGCGATGGCCGCGCCGGCTTCTTCGACACAGCCACGCTCAAGGCAGCTCTGAGCCGTGCCCTTGTTGCGTTCTACCCGTATGCGGGGAGGCTGAGAAAGGACGACAGCGGCCGCATTGAGATCAACTGCAACGGGGAAGGGGTGTCGTTCGTGGAGGCGGAGTGCGACGCCACCCTCGATGACTTGGGTGATTTCTACACCCTTAGCCCTgacctcaacctcaacctcatcccCACTGTCGATTACTCTCAAGGAATTTCCACCTTTCCTCTTTTTCTGGTGCAG TTAAGTCGTTTCAAATGCGGCGGAGTGAGCTTAGGTTTTGCCAACGAGCATCACACATCAGACGGGATTTCCGCACTCCATTTCATCAACACGTGGTCGGAAATCGCTCGCGGCCTAACCACCATCCCACCTGTTTCCCTAGACCGCCGCGTCCTCTCGGCGCGCAACCCCCCGCAGCCCCGGTTCCGCCACATCGAGCACCAGCCCCCTCCACCGCTCAAAGCCCCTCTCAATGGTGACACAACATTCTCCACGTTCAGACTAAGCCGCGATCACATCAACGCCCTCAAGCAAAAATGCAATGATGGTTCGAATTATACGACGTATGAGGTGGTGGCGGGCCACGTGTGGCGCTGCGTGAGCATTGCCCGTGGGCTGCCGAGGGATCAGGAGACGAAGCTGCAGTTACCGGTGGACGCGCGGCAGAGGCTACAGCCCCCTCTCCCGCTTGGATACTTCGGCAACGGGATCTTCTACACGGGCGCATTTGCTCTGATTGGGGAGCTCATATCGAGGCCGCTAAAGTTCGCGGTGGAGAAAGTGCACGAGGCAATCGCTAGAATGGACGACGAATACATGAGGTCTGCTCTGGATTACTTGGAGTTGCATATGCGGAATGTGGATGGTATTGTTCGTAGCCAAAACAATGTCAAATGCCCCAATTTCGGGATAACGAGCTGGATTAGGCTGCCCTTCTATGAAGCGGATTTCGGATGGGGAAAGCCTGTTTTTGTCGGACCCGGCGGAGCCATCTTCGAAGGGAAGAGTTTTCTGTTTGCTGATCCTCAAAATCAAGGGGGCGCGTTGCTTGCGATCACGTTGCACCGATACCACATGAAACGATTCCAAAACTTGCTATATAGCGACGATTCATGCCTCATCTCTAAAATTTGA